The proteins below come from a single uncultured Dethiosulfovibrio sp. genomic window:
- a CDS encoding Synerg-CTERM sorting domain-containing protein — protein MKKYLLALAVVIAMAGVAVADVHDPHNPQDPTKPHVKPVVSADIVVIEKPTTTTQSVDITVSSDKTELANAINDLISKDNFVPAYVYVEGKSVDKVVTPVTLFQMTASSADLVSVDKMEIIISMDATKVNAAFMQAHYNGTILSQDVVAKSWYGAPIVVTESISSDKAVKVTVNGPKYFFTTADVVLAKTTAVSGGSDSSSGCNVGFAPMALLLGLPLFFLKK, from the coding sequence ATGAAGAAATATCTTTTGGCTTTAGCTGTCGTAATAGCCATGGCCGGTGTGGCTGTGGCGGATGTCCATGATCCTCATAATCCTCAGGATCCCACTAAGCCTCATGTTAAACCTGTCGTCTCGGCCGATATCGTAGTGATTGAGAAACCCACCACGACGACCCAAAGCGTAGATATCACTGTGTCCTCTGACAAGACTGAGCTGGCCAACGCCATTAACGATCTTATCAGCAAGGATAACTTTGTCCCTGCCTACGTTTATGTCGAGGGCAAGAGCGTCGACAAGGTCGTTACTCCTGTAACTCTCTTCCAGATGACTGCCAGCAGTGCTGATTTGGTCTCTGTGGACAAAATGGAGATCATCATTTCCATGGATGCCACCAAGGTCAACGCTGCCTTTATGCAGGCTCACTATAACGGAACTATCCTCAGCCAGGATGTCGTTGCCAAGAGCTGGTACGGTGCTCCTATCGTTGTAACCGAGTCAATCTCCAGCGACAAGGCTGTTAAGGTCACCGTCAACGGTCCTAAGTATTTCTTCACCACCGCTGATGTTGTCCTTGCGAAGACCACCGCTGTTTCCGGTGGCAGTGATTCTTCCTCCGGCTGTAACGTAGGCTTCGCTCCTATGGCCCTTCTTCTCGGCCTGCCTCTGTTCTTCCTCAAGAAGTAA
- a CDS encoding YjbH domain-containing protein — translation MRRAAALFALCCCLVAVPGWALSPSGWGGTGLWEYPTAEVPGDGRGWFGRARNDPYAPYYFTIGLLPWMEFNVRLTEMRSVVIPTEVWDYYVDKAIDLKFLLYSQDGWIPSFSVGATDISGTKVTDAKYAVATWKMEDFALSMGYGTDRFNGFFGGVSWQILDWLEFKAEYSPMDYTGDMGGGTRILKENPSSKVNYGAVATWNDLSVSLSRQRGNQWCWNFSYAFDVNKPLFGGKKSPIAKPEDGKVIAWEETTPEDMSLNLVEAIGSSIGVRDVNVLVGDKKVLIAYENIGYSSQAEALTRVMVMASWLIPWDADTVSFVPRVRGVPVVRVDVPGSQLGLIRLGELNRHDRRSAAIRWATGSRLSVDPDEGWEFFRKPGKTLHKGQNDFKIMLTADLRVDRKTTKPFFMSRWSVDYVYDWRSSQGLAAHLDVRQPISNTIDQWFESEVNDETRIWKGVLSYIHRFGEGLYAVAEVGWLDDMWFGANVWGRWYGKDGSWWLGGRYSFLHERDPYSFAGLSENQLWISQPTDIPYDGEWWSSYWAQANYTVMPYDLNLTAEYGKFIDGDMGYNLQMTRNWDDLALGLYYRVTDNKIPGENYTKTGAVVSIPTDAWWGTDSAQYWKEDMRINSAWIYLGGRMPGSWKTPEDLLGQLRPEVLGINLYNALDDYGRALRGKEGFHDSNLRVYSLYDYVTGYYRVKEDGALLGVK, via the coding sequence GTGAGACGGGCCGCTGCTCTTTTTGCCCTTTGTTGTTGTTTAGTCGCTGTGCCTGGGTGGGCCCTTTCCCCTTCCGGCTGGGGAGGGACCGGGCTTTGGGAGTACCCTACCGCCGAGGTTCCCGGAGACGGTAGGGGATGGTTTGGGAGGGCCAGAAACGATCCTTACGCCCCTTATTATTTCACCATAGGATTGTTGCCCTGGATGGAGTTCAACGTCAGATTGACCGAGATGAGGAGCGTCGTTATACCCACCGAGGTCTGGGACTACTACGTCGATAAGGCAATAGACCTTAAGTTTTTGCTGTACAGCCAGGATGGATGGATCCCCAGCTTTTCCGTCGGGGCCACCGATATCTCGGGCACTAAGGTTACCGATGCCAAATACGCCGTGGCCACGTGGAAAATGGAGGATTTTGCCCTCTCTATGGGGTATGGCACAGACCGATTTAACGGTTTTTTTGGAGGGGTCAGCTGGCAGATTCTGGATTGGTTGGAGTTTAAGGCGGAGTACAGCCCTATGGATTACACCGGAGATATGGGGGGAGGAACCAGAATCTTGAAAGAGAACCCCTCATCAAAGGTCAACTACGGTGCGGTGGCGACGTGGAACGACCTGAGTGTCTCCCTCAGTCGCCAAAGGGGGAATCAATGGTGTTGGAACTTTTCCTACGCCTTTGACGTCAACAAGCCCCTTTTCGGCGGTAAGAAGAGCCCCATCGCAAAACCAGAGGACGGCAAGGTCATAGCCTGGGAGGAAACTACCCCGGAGGATATGTCTTTGAACCTTGTGGAGGCTATTGGGAGCTCCATAGGGGTTAGGGATGTCAACGTCTTGGTGGGCGACAAAAAGGTTCTGATCGCCTACGAGAATATAGGATACAGCTCTCAGGCCGAGGCCCTGACAAGGGTTATGGTTATGGCCTCCTGGCTTATCCCCTGGGACGCTGATACGGTGTCCTTCGTTCCCAGGGTCAGAGGGGTTCCGGTGGTTCGGGTGGACGTGCCAGGTTCTCAGTTGGGACTGATCCGACTGGGAGAGCTTAATCGCCACGATCGGAGGTCCGCCGCCATTCGATGGGCCACAGGAAGCAGGCTTTCCGTCGATCCCGATGAGGGCTGGGAGTTTTTCCGCAAGCCTGGGAAAACCTTACACAAGGGCCAAAACGATTTTAAGATTATGCTGACCGCCGATCTCCGGGTGGACCGAAAGACCACCAAGCCTTTCTTTATGTCCCGTTGGAGCGTTGACTACGTCTACGACTGGAGAAGCTCCCAGGGATTGGCCGCCCATCTGGACGTGAGGCAGCCGATCTCCAACACCATAGACCAGTGGTTTGAGTCGGAGGTAAACGACGAGACTCGTATATGGAAAGGCGTTTTGAGCTACATTCACCGCTTCGGCGAGGGGCTTTATGCCGTGGCCGAGGTAGGCTGGTTGGACGATATGTGGTTTGGGGCCAACGTCTGGGGACGGTGGTACGGTAAGGATGGCTCCTGGTGGCTTGGAGGACGATACAGCTTTCTACACGAGAGAGATCCCTACAGCTTTGCTGGCCTGTCGGAGAATCAGCTGTGGATATCCCAGCCCACCGATATCCCCTACGACGGCGAGTGGTGGTCCTCCTACTGGGCTCAGGCAAACTATACCGTCATGCCCTACGACCTTAACCTGACCGCCGAATACGGTAAGTTTATAGACGGCGATATGGGCTATAACCTCCAGATGACCAGAAACTGGGACGACTTGGCTCTGGGGCTCTACTATCGGGTTACGGACAACAAAATTCCCGGGGAGAACTATACAAAGACCGGAGCGGTTGTGTCAATTCCCACCGATGCCTGGTGGGGAACCGACAGTGCCCAGTATTGGAAAGAGGATATGAGGATAAATTCCGCTTGGATATACTTAGGAGGCCGTATGCCCGGATCCTGGAAGACCCCGGAGGATCTGTTGGGACAGCTTCGTCCTGAGGTGCTGGGGATAAACCTCTACAATGCCCTCGACGATTATGGCCGGGCCCTAAGAGGCAAGGAGGGCTTTCACGACTCTAACCTTAGGGTCTACAGCCTTTACGACTACGTCACAGGCTACTATCGGGTCAAAGAAGACGGTGCTTTGCTGGGGGTAAAATAG
- a CDS encoding SLBB domain-containing protein encodes MRRKKFLPIIALAITMALSNYAAAENTPSIAAMQTLAAPDMGAPTGSPMEAPTEAPQGQPDGQQQLQQDFLLDRQEASADKKLKLPDDFLEGGDQNKHTTRLKRYGAEFFEGTPSTFAPVQDVPVGPDYVVGPGDEIRISVWGLEERHFSVTVDRNGSVSLPVAGVVGAAGLTFGQLQKAIEKAYARFLNDFDINVTMGRLHSMTIYVTGNARRPGAYTVSSLSTVMNVLLASGGPSNSGSMRKIQLKRGGKVITTFDAYDLLMHGNKANDVRVMAGDVLFIPTVGKLAAITGDIRTPAVYEMKGDSISLSELIHMAGGLTQRAYKGRVQIERFQDNQRRITFEGDIVNLDPKAQGGIALQNGDLVRIYPVPVAQAMINITGAVAQPGQFAIDAGSTKLADVIQRAGGILYMASDRAEITRVKVTQQGPITEHLEVNVKKALEGSVQDNIVLQINDYIFIRNVPEWDLYRTVNIQGEVVYPGTYTIKKGETLSSVLERAGGFTSKAFRRGAIFTRESEKKRQQEHIDETIARLRQELSMAAMSAMNSATNSGTANAAQSQIQMQNDFLKSVQGLKATGRIVVKLPETVAMLKSTPYDIEMVEGDKLIIPTRPNTVHVLGMVQRATSLIYRPNQPFSTYVKQAGGYATYANWKKTYILRADGSTVQAYFKNRPAIVEEGDAIVVPQKIMSGIGARQTKDLIEMISQTALSIALIDNTINK; translated from the coding sequence GTGAGACGAAAAAAGTTTTTACCCATCATAGCACTGGCCATAACCATGGCCCTTTCAAACTATGCAGCAGCTGAAAACACCCCGAGCATAGCGGCGATGCAGACACTGGCAGCGCCGGACATGGGGGCACCAACAGGGTCTCCAATGGAAGCCCCTACGGAGGCTCCCCAAGGACAACCAGACGGACAACAGCAACTCCAACAGGACTTCCTATTAGACAGACAGGAAGCATCTGCCGATAAAAAACTCAAACTCCCGGACGACTTCCTCGAGGGAGGAGACCAAAACAAACACACCACTAGGCTCAAAAGATACGGAGCGGAGTTTTTTGAGGGAACCCCCTCCACCTTCGCTCCGGTCCAAGACGTACCAGTCGGGCCGGACTACGTGGTCGGCCCGGGAGACGAGATAAGGATATCGGTATGGGGCCTTGAGGAAAGACACTTCTCCGTCACCGTAGACCGAAACGGCTCGGTCTCCCTCCCTGTCGCAGGGGTGGTGGGAGCGGCGGGACTCACCTTCGGCCAGCTCCAAAAGGCCATAGAGAAGGCCTACGCAAGGTTCTTAAACGACTTCGACATAAACGTCACCATGGGCAGGCTCCACTCTATGACGATCTACGTCACAGGCAACGCCAGACGGCCAGGGGCCTACACGGTGTCGTCCCTTTCCACGGTGATGAACGTCCTCCTGGCATCAGGTGGACCGTCTAACTCAGGCTCAATGAGAAAAATCCAGCTCAAAAGAGGGGGAAAGGTCATCACCACCTTCGATGCCTACGACCTGCTCATGCACGGCAACAAAGCCAACGACGTCCGAGTCATGGCAGGAGACGTCCTTTTCATACCGACGGTAGGCAAGCTGGCGGCCATAACGGGAGACATCCGAACCCCGGCGGTCTACGAAATGAAAGGCGACTCTATCTCCCTCTCGGAGCTGATCCACATGGCGGGAGGGCTCACCCAGAGGGCCTACAAAGGCAGGGTGCAGATAGAGAGATTTCAGGACAACCAAAGGCGAATCACCTTTGAGGGAGATATCGTCAACCTAGACCCTAAAGCCCAAGGAGGCATAGCCCTCCAAAACGGCGACCTGGTGCGAATCTACCCGGTCCCTGTGGCCCAGGCGATGATCAACATTACAGGAGCGGTGGCCCAGCCGGGACAGTTCGCCATAGACGCTGGCTCCACCAAACTGGCGGACGTAATTCAAAGGGCCGGGGGGATCCTCTACATGGCCTCCGACAGGGCGGAGATCACCAGGGTCAAAGTCACCCAGCAGGGACCGATCACCGAACACCTAGAGGTAAACGTCAAAAAAGCCCTGGAGGGCTCGGTACAGGACAACATAGTCCTCCAGATAAACGACTACATATTCATAAGAAACGTCCCCGAATGGGACCTCTACAGAACCGTCAACATCCAGGGCGAGGTGGTCTACCCGGGAACCTACACTATCAAAAAAGGTGAAACCCTCTCCAGCGTCCTGGAAAGGGCAGGAGGCTTCACATCCAAAGCCTTCAGAAGGGGAGCCATCTTCACCAGAGAAAGCGAAAAGAAAAGGCAGCAGGAACACATAGACGAAACCATCGCCAGGCTGAGGCAGGAGCTCTCTATGGCAGCCATGAGCGCCATGAACAGCGCAACCAACTCCGGAACCGCCAACGCAGCCCAGAGCCAGATACAGATGCAAAACGACTTCCTAAAAAGCGTCCAGGGACTGAAGGCAACAGGGCGAATAGTGGTAAAATTGCCCGAAACCGTGGCGATGCTCAAATCCACGCCATACGACATAGAGATGGTAGAGGGAGACAAGCTGATAATCCCCACCAGGCCCAACACCGTCCACGTGCTGGGAATGGTCCAGAGGGCCACCAGCCTCATATACAGGCCTAACCAGCCCTTCAGCACCTACGTAAAACAGGCGGGAGGCTACGCCACCTACGCCAACTGGAAAAAGACCTACATCCTGAGAGCGGACGGAAGCACCGTCCAAGCCTACTTCAAAAACAGGCCCGCCATAGTGGAGGAAGGGGACGCCATAGTGGTTCCGCAGAAGATAATGAGCGGTATAGGGGCG